The sequence GGGCTGAGGTGCTGTGCAGGAGAAAAAGGACGGGATGGGAATGGGAAGGGGCCAAAGGGTTGGGGCTTTTCTAAGAGGCAGTGGTTCCATGGCCCTATGCACCTAGCGCTGGTGTCATTTGGGGCCGCCGTGCTGGCCATCAGGTCCCTAGCACCCGGTTCCAGGCGTAGACCTTGCACGATCTCCGGGTAAACCACCTGTGCTCATCGCTGAAGACTTGTTTCCCTAACATCTGAACACAGCAGTACGCTGGTCGGCTGCCTTCGCGGCTCACTTGTCCTGGGCACGAGCTATGCTGCTGTGTCCCTTGCCACCGTGTCCCTGCTCCTTTCTCCTTGTTCATCATCCGCACATGCTCTCCTTGGTCTGTGGCCTGTGTTTCTTACACTCCCACAGCTTCACTCACCTCCGTCTCTCCTTAAAGATTTGGTATCTTTGAGAAAAATTATTCTAGCATACGATCACGTACAGTTTACTTGTTTTAATGATTTAGCGCACAGTTATCAGTAATTGTTTCCTTATTGGTCTTTAGAAGAAAGGAGCTGCTTGTGCATCTATCTGGATTTGTGTTGGTGTCCCCTTTGATTTGGTGGCTTGCTGATTTTCAGGAGTGTGCCCGTCACTCCCCGTGGGGGTTACTGGGTCCCTGTTGATGTGGGAAACCTCGTTCCTAAGATCTCCGTGTCTTTTCTGTTTCAGGTACTCCCTGCCTTCTGCTATGCTTTCCAGGTAGGAGATGCGGGCTGTCCTGGCAGGTGCGTCTCTGCCGCTGGGAAGCAGAAGCCTCGTCTGAAGATGGAGAGATAAGACGTTGTCTGGCAGGCCTGTGTGACAGAAAGCCGTGCCCCCCCTGGCCGGGGAGCCCTGGTCCTGGAGATGGATCGCAACCGAGAGGCCGAGGTGGAGCTGAGAAGGGGCCCGAGCCCCACCAGGGCCAGCAGGAGCCCCGAGGTGGACGGAGACAAGGCCATGAGCCATAGCTGCTGCATCTGTGGCAAGAGCTTCCCCTTCCAGAGCTCCCTGTCCCAGCACATGCGCAAGcacacaggggagaagccctACAAGTGTCCCTACTGTGACCACAGGGCTTCCCAGAAGGGCAACCTGAAGATCCACATTCGTAGCCACCGCACGGGCACTCTGATCCAGGGCCACGAGCCGGAGGCTGGTGAGACGCGCGTGTCCGAGGGCCTGGATGGCTGTACCAGCCCCACCAAGAGCACGTCCGCCTGCAACAAGATCctcaacggagccacccaggtggacAACAGCAAGATCCTGCTGAGGAGCAGCAAGAAGGAGGCCGCGGGGGCTGCCTGTGCCCCAGAGGAGGGCAAGGCCGCAGCCCAGTGCTCCTTCTGCAAGTGCCAGTTCGAGCGTAAGAAGGAGCTGGAGCTGCACGTGCACCAGGCCCACAAGCCGTTCCGCTGCCGGCTGTGCAGCTACATGACGCTGAGGGAGGAGTCCCTGCTGAGCCACATCGAGAAGGACCACATCACCGCGCAGGTGCCCAGCGGGGCCGAGCCCTACGCGGAGAACGGCAAGCCCGAGCTGACCCCTGGGGAGTTCCCCTGCGAGGTGTGCGGCCAGGCCTTCAGCCAGACCTGGTTCCTGAAGGCTCACATGAAGAAGCACAGAGGCTCCTTCGACCACGGCTGCCACATCTGTGGCCGAAGATTCAAAGAGCCGTGGTTCCTCAAAAACCACATGAAGGCGCACGGCCCCAAGACTGGGAGCAAGAACAAGCCCAAGAGCGAGCTGGACCCCATCGCCACCATCAACAACGTGGTGCAGGAGGAGGTGATCGTGGCTGGCCTGTCCCTCTACGAAGTCTGCACCAAGTGCGGGAACCTGTTTACAAACCTGGACAGCTTGAACGCGCACAACGCCATCCACCGCAGGGTGGAGGCCGGCCGGACGCGGGCCCCGGCAGGGGAGGGCGCGGTGCAGGGCGGCCCCCCGGACTCCCAGCAGCTCTTCCTTCAGTGCCTCAACCTGCGGCCTGCGGTGGCCAGCGCGCCTGCCCACGGGCAGGCGGGGCGGCGCGTGGCCGAGCTGGACCCGGTCAACAGCTACCAGGCCTGGCAGCTGGCCACGCGGGGCAAGGTGGCCGAGCCGGCCGAGTACCTCAAGTACGGGGCGTGGGACGAGGCACTGGCCGGGGACGTGGCCTTCGACAAGGAGCGGCGCGAGTACATCCTGGTGAGCCAGGAGAAGCGCAAGCGCGAGCCGGAGCCTGGTGCGCAGGGGCCCCCGCGCAAGCGGGCGGGTGCGCCCGGGGACCCTATGCCCGGGCCCCTGGACCCCAGGCCAGCCGCGCGCCCCAGCCGCCGCGCTGCCGCCCCCGCTGGCCATGGCAAGTCCTCCGAGTGCTTCGAGTGCGGCAAGATCTTCCGCACCTACCACCAGATGGTGCTGCACTCCCGGGTGCACCGCCGCGCGCGCCGAGACCGCCACGTCCCCGGGGAACGCGCGCCTCGTGCGCGCTGCGGCTCGCTCAGCGAAGGCGACTCGgcctcccagcccagcagcccGGGCTCGGCCTGCGGTGCCCCCGCCGACTCCCCGGGCTCGGGCCTGGCCGACGAGGCTGCGGATGAGAGCGGAGAGGACGGTGCGGCCGACCCTGCACCAGGTGAGCGTGTGCGCCTGGGCAGCTGGGTTCAGAGAGTGAGGGCCCAGGAGCTCTGTACCTGGGTGACCCGTGCCCAGGTAGTCCTGGCTCGGTAGCCCCGCAACCAAGTGGTCCCATGTCCAGATATCCCAGATCCCATGTACCCAGGCTGGGTAGCCCCTCTGTGCTGCCGGGGTAGCCCTTCCCAACGTATCCCTGAACCCAGGGACGTCCAGTGCCCAGGTGACAGGTGCCTAGATAGTCCAGGCTCAGGTGACCCTCTGACCCCGTAGCCCTCAGCCCAGGAGGTCCAGGCCCAGTAGACTGGCAGGGAGGTGGCCCCGGGCCCAGGTAGTCCTGTCTCAGCCCTGCACCCTGGAGGCCTGGTTTCCCAGACCCAGCAGTCCCAGACCCAGGTAGACCCTGCACCCGGGTAACCCTATGCCTGGGTAGCCTTTGCCCAGGTATCCCTGGCCCAGGTAGCCTTGCACCCACATGGGCCCACACCCCGGTATTAGGTAGCCAGTATACACTTAGAGCTCAGGCTGGTGGGTGCAGACATAGGTGCCTGTCAGCTCCACTTAAGGCACCCTTCTTGCTGATTTGCCCGGATGTGTTTGCGTTAATTAACACCTTTGGCCTGTGGAATTAATGGTTTCTCTGGGGCATCAGTCATTTCTGAGCAAAGAACAGGTGATGGGACACGTCCAAGGCGTGCCCTCTTTCTCCGCAGTCCTAGGGCCTGTTCCCTCACCAGGCGGTGTGCGCACGCATGCGCACTGACAGTCGCTTCTGCTCTTCTCCTGTGCACCAGACAGCCGAGTAAAAGAGTAACTTCAAATCGGTGTGCAGTTATAATTAATCTCCTCGGATTCAAGAAACCCTGTGGGTTTAGAGACGGCTCATTGGAACAGATGACTTTCCAAATAGCagctatgtaaatatttaaagatgctCGGCCGactttgttttcatcattttcctactttttataAGTCTTAAGCATtctgatattttattcattattttttgttttggataattttttttagtagaagATGATGTTCCAGGGACAGAGCTTATAACTTTCCTGCATCACTGggactgtttttctcttctccctggaaACTCGTTCATGGATGTTGCTTTTACCTGAAAGGCCAGGTGTGTAGAAACCCGAGAGCTTCAGCAGGGCTATTTATATTCTGTAGTGAGGAAAATGACCCTAGTGCATTcctccaaaacaaaacacaattctgTGTCCCTTTTTCCTTATGAGGGGTGTAGCTAATTCTTTGGAACAGAGTTTATTATAAGTTTATACTGTACATTAtatgagagtctcttatggtcaAATGGTACTGAGTCAGTAAAAGTGTGGAAGAAAGTTGTTTCTCTAATCCTGTAGAGAAGCCTGTGCTGACCCCGTGCACACACCTTGTAAGTATCCGTATAGATAAATGCACAGTAATGCATTACGCACTGACCCGTGTTGTTTCCCATCTCATTTCTTACTCATTAACCtgtgggaaggagcaggagaacaTGCTActctctgaaaatgcagtgctcCTTCTCTGAGCCTAAGATTCCTGTAACAGTTTGTCGTTGTAAAACCTGGTGAACCCAACTGTGACCTTGGGTTGGCATTTTTGAAGGTTAAGTCTTGGTTTTTCTCTTGAAAAAGTTTTGATAATTATAGATTTTACTGATGACATTCCAATAATACTGTGACTGTTTTTGGAGCACATTGGATAAAATATTAGGTTAgaactaaatcttttttttttttgaagataaatatatatatattttaaagattttatttatttattagacagagacagagacagccagcgagagagggaacacaagcagggggagtgggagaggaagaagcaggctcatagcagaggagcctgacgtggggctcgatcccacaacgccaggatcacgccctgagctgaaggcaggtgcttaactgctgtgccacccaggcgccccaatatttttaatatttggaagaGCTCTTGTGATTGCAGTCAGATGATTAATACTCTAATTCAGTAGTGCTTTGAAAATGTTGGAAAGATCAAATGATTTTCACTATACATTGGAATTTACTTTTTTCCATCTCAAATTCATTAAATTTGAGATTATCATTTACCTCCTAATGAGATTATGTGTATTTTCTATATGTGGTCtgttttttttgagaaacttgaTACATCAGATGTTTCTGTAACAAGTTCACGTATCCTAGTGGAGGTCAACAAGTTGACAGTACAATCAACAGAATATTGTAGTTCACTGAGAGACCAGAAGAAGAAATTTATGTCATGACAGTGGCATAAAGTGTTGAAGAACATTGTGGGTCTGCATGGGTACCTTTTGTGAGTCTGAAGGGCAGAATCTTTGCTTCTCAAACTACAGACTTCCCAAGCTCAGCAGGCCTTTAATGGTCCAGCGTGGGCAATAAACCCCTGCCTCCCTAGATGTTCTTTAAGGAGTGAGCTGTGCATTACATGCATGTGAAACTCACAGACGCTCCCCTTTGCAGGGTTTGGCTGAGGACTTGGGAAAAGCAAATGAGTATTTGAATCCTCTGTTTTGATCTGCAGTGTGCCTCTGCTATTACTAGAAGATGAATTACGTCTTTGTACATATAGGCAACTTAAAATTCTTACAGAGCTTTGATGGGATGGCTGGCTAAGACTGATGGAGGGAGTATGTGCAGATTGAGAACAAAGTACCACAGTAGGTCCTGTAAGAATGAATCTGGCTTCTGGTGGGAGCAAAGGTGAAGTTAGACTTCTTTGTGACTTTTCTTAGTAAGTCCCCCTTGTGCCATAATTTTACCCAAAGATTTTTTGACATCCAGGAATGGATTTGAATGCTGCTTTTGGCTCTAGAGAAACTTTGCATTATCAGattaattaaaacaaacttttttttttaatgaaacatttctTTGTCTGTTGAGTATTGCCATGTGGTTGTTTGGAAAGCTCTGTCATATTCCCTTTACTTCCTCGGAAAACTGGGTCCCAGCAGCCCTCCTTACTGACCAAAACTGGTAGAAGAGCAAGCTTGTGAATAAAAGTCAATCAAGTAAAAAATATGTTACTGAGATAGATTTCCGTCCTCCACTGAGAAAGTGACGTAGCCCTGAGCGAGAAAGTGCACTTTTGGAGCTCACGAAAAAATGAATCCTTTTAATTAGAGAAGAGAGGAGCATTGAAAGGGCATGCAATTCAAGTTTACAGAAACGAGCACTTCCAAACAGAAAGCAGAGTCAGGGCCCTTCGAGGTCATCACGAGGACAAGGGAGTGTTATTTCACAAGTAAATAAGCCGAAGCAGGATTCTGCTGAGAAAGCTCGTGGGAGATTGAGGCATGATGGACCCCTGGTGAGCATGTCTTGAAGAGGCGGGTTCACAACCCGTGCCGTTGTGAGAAGACCTTTGGGTGGCCTGCCTTGTCTCGGGCCATCACAGTTGTGTCCACCTGCCTTCTGGCAAAACGCCGAGGACGCCATTCCCACCATTTGCATATCTGCATATCGTTTCTGCACGTGACTACGTAGGTTTTGACCATTGCTCGTTGTTCTCAACTCTGCTCTTACATCAAATCTGTGTTCTGTGGAGCCTGCCTCTCTACATCTTCGGATACTCAGTGCAACT is a genomic window of Ursus arctos isolate Adak ecotype North America unplaced genomic scaffold, UrsArc2.0 scaffold_17, whole genome shotgun sequence containing:
- the ZNF516 gene encoding zinc finger protein 516 isoform X6, with amino-acid sequence MDRNREAEVELRRGPSPTRASRSPEVDGDKAMSHSCCICGKSFPFQSSLSQHMRKHTGEKPYKCPYCDHRASQKGNLKIHIRSHRTGTLIQGHEPEAGETRVSEGLDGCTSPTKSTSACNKILNGATQVDNSKILLRSSKKEAAGAACAPEEGKAAAQCSFCKCQFERKKELELHVHQAHKPFRCRLCSYMTLREESLLSHIEKDHITAQVPSGAEPYAENGKPELTPGEFPCEVCGQAFSQTWFLKAHMKKHRGSFDHGCHICGRRFKEPWFLKNHMKAHGPKTGSKNKPKSELDPIATINNVVQEEVIVAGLSLYEVCTKCGNLFTNLDSLNAHNAIHRRVEAGRTRAPAGEGAVQGGPPDSQQLFLQCLNLRPAVASAPAHGQAGRRVAELDPVNSYQAWQLATRGKVAEPAEYLKYGAWDEALAGDVAFDKERREYILVSQEKRKREPEPGAQGPPRKRAGAPGDPMPGPLDPRPAARPSRRAAAPAGHGKSSECFECGKIFRTYHQMVLHSRVHRRARRDRHVPGERAPRARCGSLSEGDSASQPSSPGSACGAPADSPGSGLADEAADESGEDGAADPAPGGKPHRFCFSEETASTVLANGDQSHAPGSNASDTGTAEPRAGSAASVSALENRGRDACKRAEQPRFSVDFKMPAFHLKQEVAISRDTADFPSHSDQTFPEGADLQLSSESPAHPLKEKLSDLHTKEHAAGGRKAPAPDLIPLDLSERSSRDDPSHKELASSLQAALAIHPCPYCDHKTYYPEVLWMHTRIWHRVSCSSMAPQWIQPNGYKSIRNNLVFLARSGRTGPPPALGGKECQPLPIARFTRTQVPRGAPGPKGSSSPLGMTTKAASMPKSKESHSGAPCALWVASPDGPRQAKPGHGPEPHGAPTQLPLPKPRQEASPRPGPAAGGGGFSRSATPTPSVIARAGTQPPTSSRPGDKYIIPPAGASLGPPNKHSAPDPLKAKFSPQPQGQPHVKGDGGPPLPPREPSSKAGQELRPLASCGAGPRGNAALQAQSTLHASKPEPASDSHEKRLDILNIFKTYIPKDFASLYQSWGANGPALEHGGGES
- the ZNF516 gene encoding zinc finger protein 516 isoform X5, whose product is MDRNREAEVELRRGPSPTRASRSPEVDGDKAMSHSCCICGKSFPFQSSLSQHMRKHTGEKPYKCPYCDHRASQKGNLKIHIRSHRTGTLIQGHEPEAGETRVSEGLDGCTSPTKSTSACNKILNGATQVDNSKILLRSSKKEAAGAACAPEEGKAAAQCSFCKCQFERKKELELHVHQAHKPFRCRLCSYMTLREESLLSHIEKDHITAQVPSGAEPYAENGKPELTPGEFPCEVCGQAFSQTWFLKAHMKKHRGSFDHGCHICGRRFKEPWFLKNHMKAHGPKTGSKNKPKSELDPIATINNVVQEEVIVAGLSLYEVCTKCGNLFTNLDSLNAHNAIHRRVEAGRTRAPAGEGAVQGGPPDSQQLFLQCLNLRPAVASAPAHGQAGRRVAELDPVNSYQAWQLATRGKVAEPAEYLKYGAWDEALAGDVAFDKERREYILVSQEKRKREPEPGAQGPPRKRAGAPGDPMPGPLDPRPAARPSRRAAAPAGHGKSSECFECGKIFRTYHQMVLHSRVHRRARRDRHVPGERAPRARCGSLSEGDSASQPSSPGSACGAPADSPGSGLADEAADESGEDGAADPAPGGKPHRFCFSEETASTVLANGDQSHAPGSNASDTGTAEPRAGSAASVSALENRGRDACKRAEQPRFSVDFKMPAFHLKQEVAISRDTADFPSHSDQTFPEGADLQLSSESPAHPLKEKLSDLHTKEHAAGGRKAPAPDLIPLDLSERSSRDDPSHKELASSLQAALAIHPCPYCDHKTYYPEVLWMHTRIWHRVSCSSMAPQWIQPNGYKSIRNNLVFLARSGRTGPPPALGGKECQPLPIARFTRTQVPRGAPGPKGSSSPLGMTTKAASMPKSKESHSGAPCALWVASPDGPRQAKPGHGPEPHGAPTQLPLPKPRQEASPRPGPAAGGGGFSRSATPTPSVIARAGTQPPTSSRPGDKYIIPPAGASLGPPNKHSAPDPLKAKFSPQPQGQPHVKGDGGPPLPPREPSSKAGQELRPLASCGAGPRGNAALQAQSTLHASKPEPASDSHEKRLDILNIFKTYIPKDFASLYQSWGANGPALEHGGERPF
- the ZNF516 gene encoding zinc finger protein 516 isoform X4, which codes for MDRNREAEVELRRGPSPTRASRSPEVDGDKAMSHSCCICGKSFPFQSSLSQHMRKHTGEKPYKCPYCDHRASQKGNLKIHIRSHRTGTLIQGHEPEAGETRVSEGLDGCTSPTKSTSACNKILNGATQVDNSKILLRSSKKEAAGAACAPEEGKAAAQCSFCKCQFERKKELELHVHQAHKPFRCRLCSYMTLREESLLSHIEKDHITAQVPSGAEPYAENGKPELTPGEFPCEVCGQAFSQTWFLKAHMKKHRGSFDHGCHICGRRFKEPWFLKNHMKAHGPKTGSKNKPKSELDPIATINNVVQEEVIVAGLSLYEVCTKCGNLFTNLDSLNAHNAIHRRVEAGRTRAPAGEGAVQGGPPDSQQLFLQCLNLRPAVASAPAHGQAGRRVAELDPVNSYQAWQLATRGKVAEPAEYLKYGAWDEALAGDVAFDKERREYILVSQEKRKREPEPGAQGPPRKRAGAPGDPMPGPLDPRPAARPSRRAAAPAGHGKSSECFECGKIFRTYHQMVLHSRVHRRARRDRHVPGERAPRARCGSLSEGDSASQPSSPGSACGAPADSPGSGLADEAADESGEDGAADPAPGGKPHRFCFSEETASTVLANGDQSHAPGSNASDTGTAEPRAGSAASVSALENRGRDACKRAEQPRFSVDFKMPAFHLKQEVAISRDTADFPSHSDQTFPEGADLQLSSESPAHPLKEKLSDLHTKEHAAGGRKAPAPDLIPLDLSERSSRDDPSHKELASSLQAALAIHPCPYCDHKTYYPEVLWMHTRIWHRVSCSSMAPQWIQPNGYKSIRNNLVFLARSGRTGPPPALGGKECQPLPIARFTRTQVPRGAPGPKGSSSPLGMTTKAASMPKSKESHSGAPCALWVASPDGPRQAKPGHGPEPHGAPTQLPLPKPRQEASPRPGPAAGGGGFSRSATPTPSVIARAGTQPPTSSRPGDKYIIPPAGASLGPPNKHSAPDPLKAKFSPQPQGQPHVKGDGGPPLPPREPSSKAGQELRPLASCGAGPRGNAALQAQSTLHASKPEPASDSHEKRLDILNIFKTYIPKDFASLYQSWGANGPALEHGGTLRTQARQGDFVCVECGTRFHQPGHLRAHTRAHTGERPF